The window AGTCCACCTTGAGTCCGAAAACCCGCTCCGGCAGCAAGGCGAAGTCGAGCACGCGGCGCCCAACAGAGGTCACCGACGATCGACGCGCCAAGGTCGAGGCACTGCGGCATGAGCAAGCCCGCAAGGACCGCCGCCGCACCATCGCGGCGGCCGTGGTCGGAGTAGCGACGGCGGGGCTATTCATCGCCGCCATCGCGGTCGCGGTCAGCCGCGACGACGACGGCGCCGTCGTAGCTAGTGGCGAGATCCCGGGCGTCCAGACCTTCACCCCCGAAGCGGGCCACGTGCCGACGCCGGTGCAATACGCGCAGACCCCGCCGGCGGGAGGCGAGCACGCCGCTGCCTGGCTCAACTGCGGGACCTACACCGCCCCGGTGCCCAATGAGAACGCGGTGCACTCGATGGAGCACGGAGCCGTCTGGATCACCTACCGCCCCGACCTGCCCGCCGCTCAGGTCACCAAGCTGAAGAACGCCATGCCCGACTCCTTCGGCGTCCTGTCGCCATACCCGGGCATCGCCACTCCGGTGGTCGCTTCGGCCTGGGGCCGCCAGCTGCCGCTCGAGAGCCCGGACGACCCGCGGCTCGGCGAGTTCATCCGCGCCTTCCGTCTCGGCGACCAGGCGCCCGAGCCCGGCGCGCCGTGCACGGGAGGCGTCGACGGCCGGGAGGCCCCGGCCGTCGGTGGATCCTGAGGTGCAGCTCGACCAAGCCGGCCCGCGTTCCCCGCTCCGGGAGCGGCGACGCGGCGGCCTTCGATGGCCGCTCATAGTGGGAGCCGTTTTCCTCGTAGCGGCCGCGGGAGTGTTGCTGGGGCTGCGACTCGACACCGAGGAAGCGACCGTTCCGCGAGACGACTCGGCCGCGGCCGGATTCGCGCGGGACATGCAGGCCCACCACGCCCAGGCGGTGGAGATGTCGATGATCGTCCGTGACCGCACCGACGATCCGGAGATCCGCACACTCGCCTACGACATCGCCCTCGGCCAACAACAGCAGATCGGGCAGATGTTCGCCTGGCTGCAGCTGTGGGGCCTTCCGCAGACGGGCGAGGACTCCCGCATGGCGTGGGCTATGGCGGCGCACCCCGGTTCGATGACGTCCCCCGGCAGCGGCACCACAACGATGGATCACCCGATGCCCGGCATGGTCCGCGCCGCCGACGTCCAGAAGCTGGCCACGCGGACAGGTCGCGACGCCGAGGTGTGGTTCCTCAAGCGCATGATCGAGCACCACCGCGGCGGGGTCGCGATGGCGCAGGCGGCGCTGGCCTTCGAATTGCCGCAGGAGGTCAAGCGGCTGGCCGAGACGATCGTCAACGCGCAGACCGCCGAGATCGAGGTCCTCAGCTCACTCCTCGCGCAGCGCGCCACATAGCTATGACCGAGAATCTGCTCTTGGCCGCGCTCACCCTCGCCCCGGCGATCTGCGTGCTCGTCCTGCTCGGGGCGTCCGGCCGACAACGCCGAAGGCGGCCCCGCCGTCGATGACGAGTCCACGCCCGAGGCCCGCCTTCAGCCTCGCTGCTCTGATGGTCGCCGTCGTTGTCGCCTTCGCGGTCGTCCTCCTGACCGGCGGCGCGTCGGCACCCCCCCAAAGCATCCCGGACCCAGGTCAGTTCACGCGCTGGGGCCTGCCGATCGCCCGGGCCACCCACCACATGGCCGCCGCCGCGACGATCGGGTTGTTGATCCTCGCCGCCACCCTGGTGCCGGCGGCTCCCGGCACCAGAGGCCGCCAGCTCGGAGCACCCGGTCTGCGGGCCGTGCGGGCGGCCGCCGTCTGGGCCGTCGTCTGGGTGTGCGCCGGCTTCAGTGTCCTGGTGCTCACCTACTCCGATCTGGCCGGTGTTTCCCCGCTCTCGCCCGGGTTCGGGGAGCAGCTCCGCTTCTTCGTGACCGAGTTCGACCTCGGTCGTTCCTATGCGGTGAGCACCCTGACAGCGGCCGCCGTGATCGCGGGTTGCCTCCTCGCGACCCGAGTCTCGACCTCGGGGCTGCTCGCCATTGCCTCCCTCCTGGCCCTGCTCCCGTTCGCTCTCACCGGCCATTCCTCCGGCGATGCCAACCACGGCAACGGCGTCACGCTGCAGGCGGCGCACACGATCGGAATCAGCATCTGGGTGGGCGGTCTCGCGGCGCTCCTTCTGATGCGGCATCACCTCGACAACGCCGGGCGCGCCGCCGCGATGCGGTACTCGCGCCTGGCGACGTGGTGCTTCCTGATCGTGACGGCCTCCGGCATCGGCAACGCGATCCTCCGGCTCGAATCGTGGTCCGGACTTCGGTCGAACTACGGCACGCTGCTGATCGCGAAGGCGTGCATTCTCGGCACCGTCGGTTTCCTCGCCGTCCGCCAACGCCGCGCTCTGGTCGCGGGTCCCGCAGAGGACCTGAGCACGCCGCAGCTCCTGCGCCTGGCCCGCGTCGAGGTGACCCTGCTGGCCACCGCCGTCGGGCTGGCCGTCGCGCTGGCGCGGACCATCCCGGGCTCCGACGACGGGGAGGAGCTCCGTCCGCCGCTGGCGTCCCCCCTCGGGTACCCCGTCCCGCCGGAGCTTACGGGGGCACGCTGGTTGACGGCCTG of the Sporichthya polymorpha DSM 43042 genome contains:
- a CDS encoding DUF3105 domain-containing protein, producing the protein MSPKTRSGSKAKSSTRRPTEVTDDRRAKVEALRHEQARKDRRRTIAAAVVGVATAGLFIAAIAVAVSRDDDGAVVASGEIPGVQTFTPEAGHVPTPVQYAQTPPAGGEHAAAWLNCGTYTAPVPNENAVHSMEHGAVWITYRPDLPAAQVTKLKNAMPDSFGVLSPYPGIATPVVASAWGRQLPLESPDDPRLGEFIRAFRLGDQAPEPGAPCTGGVDGREAPAVGGS
- a CDS encoding DUF305 domain-containing protein → MLLGLRLDTEEATVPRDDSAAAGFARDMQAHHAQAVEMSMIVRDRTDDPEIRTLAYDIALGQQQQIGQMFAWLQLWGLPQTGEDSRMAWAMAAHPGSMTSPGSGTTTMDHPMPGMVRAADVQKLATRTGRDAEVWFLKRMIEHHRGGVAMAQAALAFELPQEVKRLAETIVNAQTAEIEVLSSLLAQRAT
- a CDS encoding cytochrome c oxidase assembly protein produces the protein MVAVVVAFAVVLLTGGASAPPQSIPDPGQFTRWGLPIARATHHMAAAATIGLLILAATLVPAAPGTRGRQLGAPGLRAVRAAAVWAVVWVCAGFSVLVLTYSDLAGVSPLSPGFGEQLRFFVTEFDLGRSYAVSTLTAAAVIAGCLLATRVSTSGLLAIASLLALLPFALTGHSSGDANHGNGVTLQAAHTIGISIWVGGLAALLLMRHHLDNAGRAAAMRYSRLATWCFLIVTASGIGNAILRLESWSGLRSNYGTLLIAKACILGTVGFLAVRQRRALVAGPAEDLSTPQLLRLARVEVTLLATAVGLAVALARTIPGSDDGEELRPPLASPLGYPVPPELTGARWLTAWRPDLLWLCIAVIAAGWYLGAVIRLHHRGDRWPVLRLLSWLAGCVLLVWATSGAPGAYGRVLFSMHMVSHMTIAMLVPVLLVLAAPVTLALRSLPARTDDSRGPREWLLVAVHARAFRLLAWAPLAAANFAISLVIFYNTELFELALRTHTGHVLMTVHFLLAGYVFAWVICGPDPGPRRPPYVFRVMLLLGTFAFHAFFGLAQMSSTTILAESWFSAIPRGWGPSLLADQQRGGGFAWGFGDIPVLVMALALGRAWLTADRREARRLDRRADRDGDSDLDAYNAYLARLAEGKVASPRAEGLVPEIGDSR